In a genomic window of Maricaulis maris MCS10:
- a CDS encoding Ig-like domain-containing protein encodes MALPVQAMAIPAAAPRLEWASGSTYTNADTLTFGLSFDTDVRNADPTDFEMLGTTATITSIVMQGGSSSSYLATVSGGDLADLNGSVRLILSASQDIENLAGAPLTDLATVNPEDTIVNNTRPDCAFTTAATAPVTSTFTVDVTCTPQNGWADTIIGFESSDLVLSNASLESFSFTSSTYAGSFVLRPLDSGTVTVDLPADSLYDEASNTNTASTQFSISSDVTVPTVTMNPWSLSPYSGPLTLGITFSESVTGFDPTTDLVLSNATIAVLSSSSRSFTLTVTPTAQGAFTVDLPAGVAVDADGFANTAATQFAGVYDTDAPVYTLSSAVASPAIDNFTLDISVSEDVHFQSSYLTVTNGTASGLSGSGSNYQVTIRPSSNTEGTVTVELEAGAAPDRAGNDNAAATPFSVAYDVKSPQIDLIERLSPAAAVTNADSLTFAVTFTEDVTGFDAGDLRILSDEATTPTTGTITQVVATSASQYQVTVSGGNLASIGGNYSTGASASLTVFATTSPTVEDIAGRAMTSYSAATTQEYYEIDNTQPGLTISGPALGTSNFTVTFTFAEDVTGFSLDDVVATNVTLANLSGSGDVYTAEATASGGTPITINVAAGAAQDEAGNTSTAASEFSIAFDETAPTVLSIERDTPTGEYTNATSLTWLVTFSEAVQGVGIPDFAVDGTTGSVISVASAGGNAYDVIVGGGDLSTMTGTVTLSFAAGASITDANGLALTEASPSGTNEDSYRVSHAAPVIASLTRQTPASEYTNADSLTWDMQFSSISSFFSLDADDFTLTGTTADLAVTRYSIGFYITASGGDLASSNGEIRLRLNSGIYPDEFGNELNGSTDPTGANENTYWLDNTVPTVAIYTDGPGGSSDPFEVTVAFSEVVSGFDASDLDIGNATASEIVETLAGRFFTFNLTPSGDGLVSLAVNAAIAQDAAGNDNTAAETWSEYFDNTAPYVTNVEFVTTGGSPTNSDTLQWAIALSEAVENVDASDFALLNSFGSTLSISQPQSTVIVVSASGGDLANKEGLVTLTTGSLDIADLGGNRLTSMEVTGGTDERAVTMDNTAPVVSFSYDDYYVSGSFDVAVNLNEAVTGFTSDDLAVSNGTVTALVANGDNFIATISPTAAGQISLSLAPDQMTDTAGNGNAAAGPSYFVYDPVAPSLTTIARAYPTDETTDSDYVVWGINFSETVGNVDASDFQIAGTTATLFVSGGRGGDAGGSGSRASAEDRGPGGPSYQYSVTAQGGDLATLNGTVTLSLASGNDIADVAGTTLASTVPTGTNDNTFILENDVLAPTVVLSSASSDPVSGAFTLDVAFSEDVTGFALEDLVVSNGTASDLSGSGADYTVTITPAGDGAVTVDLAADSASDDAGNGNVAATSFIIENDQSAPSVVLSSAAAEPVVDAFTLIITFSEDVTGFELADLVVTNADLSDLAGDGAVYTVVVTPSGGSPVAVDLAADSAVDGAGNGNTAADTYAIITDNTPPNLEISVPGEETEGVFTATFLFSEAVTGFEADDITVTNGDLSEFTAIDETSWSVTVTPQTIGTITLGVAAGAAEDAAGNASLAAEASLEAVAEPIEVAVVVAEDVEDPTEISATARVTNPGSQPVDFLVEVDVPWLDVDPRSGTIPSLGELELTIAVNEFANDLEAGTYTGTVTVINLSGGGAAAKTPNAHARAAGNTTVVAIPLTVTIAERRGSIQLVSTTPGGVQRDAVFDFVSSDADLDAISLATQGGHAASTPVRKLLGSYDVTQILPEGWRLDSLSCIGDTDNGSVIDLAAGRVDIDLDANETIICTFANTRDEAEVRLATQRAIRNFLVRRADSLLNAAPDLTRRVRDRNTTSPGQFSADINGGNRIVSMGASLAGMRYHAAASTPQMPGEDGVRPADSGNADIWLAANYASVSDERSGDAADSAFGVVQLGVDWAVDDRTVAGVMLQHDWADETTDEIAIRAGAVRGARVSGSGWMAGPYVVREIREGVWFDALALYGQSDNTVDPLGLYEDTFETDRFMVRMNLSGEWRSGDWRIRPSVSLAHFQETQDGYSDSLGISIPEQTIAIGRLRAGPEIAYRFDTATGGWWEPTIGLTGVWDYNPAELLDLDGQLVGTGGLRADAKLGLRGQLAPGASILLEMDIDGLGEADFEARGARVEVRFSFN; translated from the coding sequence ATGGCCCTTCCCGTCCAAGCCATGGCTATCCCGGCCGCTGCGCCACGATTGGAGTGGGCGTCCGGGTCTACCTACACCAACGCCGACACGCTGACCTTCGGCCTTTCATTTGATACCGACGTCCGCAATGCGGACCCGACCGATTTCGAGATGCTCGGCACGACAGCGACAATTACCAGCATCGTGATGCAGGGGGGTAGCTCGAGCTCCTATCTGGCCACCGTCTCAGGCGGTGACCTGGCAGACCTGAACGGTTCCGTGCGCCTCATCCTGTCCGCTTCCCAGGACATTGAAAATCTTGCTGGCGCCCCGTTGACCGACCTCGCGACGGTCAATCCGGAAGACACGATAGTCAACAATACCCGGCCCGATTGCGCGTTTACGACGGCAGCGACGGCGCCTGTCACGTCCACATTCACTGTCGACGTGACATGCACACCGCAGAATGGCTGGGCTGACACCATCATCGGGTTCGAATCCAGCGACCTGGTCCTGTCAAACGCAAGCCTTGAGAGCTTTTCCTTCACGTCCAGCACCTATGCCGGCAGCTTTGTTCTGCGGCCGCTGGATTCGGGAACCGTTACGGTCGATTTGCCCGCTGACAGTCTTTACGATGAGGCCAGCAACACGAACACGGCGTCGACACAGTTCTCAATTTCATCGGACGTGACCGTGCCGACCGTCACGATGAACCCCTGGTCCCTGTCGCCCTATTCCGGACCCCTCACGCTGGGTATCACCTTCTCCGAAAGTGTGACCGGGTTCGACCCGACGACCGATCTCGTTCTTTCCAACGCAACCATTGCCGTGCTGAGTTCAAGTTCACGCTCTTTCACGCTGACCGTCACGCCGACCGCTCAGGGGGCCTTCACGGTTGACCTTCCTGCCGGGGTTGCCGTCGATGCAGACGGGTTCGCCAACACCGCGGCGACGCAGTTTGCGGGCGTCTATGACACCGATGCGCCGGTCTACACGCTCAGCAGCGCGGTCGCGTCGCCAGCCATCGACAATTTCACTCTGGATATCAGCGTGTCTGAAGACGTCCATTTCCAGTCGAGCTATCTGACCGTGACCAATGGTACGGCATCGGGGCTCTCCGGTTCGGGGTCGAACTACCAGGTCACAATTCGACCGAGCTCCAACACCGAGGGCACTGTCACCGTGGAACTCGAAGCGGGCGCGGCGCCGGACAGGGCCGGCAATGACAACGCTGCCGCAACGCCCTTCTCGGTCGCCTATGATGTGAAATCCCCGCAAATCGATTTGATCGAACGCCTGTCTCCAGCCGCTGCGGTCACCAATGCGGACAGTCTGACTTTCGCCGTGACCTTCACCGAAGACGTGACCGGATTTGATGCCGGCGATCTTCGAATTCTCAGTGATGAAGCCACAACACCGACGACCGGAACCATCACCCAGGTCGTCGCGACGTCAGCCAGCCAATATCAAGTGACTGTCAGCGGCGGCAATCTGGCCTCTATCGGTGGCAATTACAGCACCGGAGCAAGCGCCTCGCTGACCGTGTTCGCGACCACGTCCCCAACGGTTGAGGATATCGCCGGTCGGGCGATGACCAGCTATTCGGCCGCGACCACCCAAGAGTATTATGAGATCGACAATACGCAGCCGGGACTTACGATTTCCGGCCCGGCGCTGGGAACATCCAACTTCACGGTGACGTTTACGTTCGCCGAGGACGTCACAGGCTTTTCCCTGGATGATGTCGTCGCGACCAATGTCACGCTCGCCAATCTGTCGGGAAGCGGCGATGTCTACACCGCTGAAGCGACCGCGTCGGGTGGCACGCCGATCACGATCAATGTTGCCGCAGGCGCGGCGCAGGATGAGGCAGGCAATACAAGCACCGCCGCGTCCGAATTCTCGATCGCCTTTGACGAGACGGCGCCGACAGTGCTGTCTATCGAGCGCGATACGCCAACAGGCGAGTACACCAATGCCACCAGCCTGACCTGGCTCGTGACTTTCTCCGAAGCCGTGCAGGGTGTTGGAATCCCGGATTTCGCGGTCGATGGAACGACCGGCTCCGTGATTTCTGTCGCCAGTGCGGGTGGCAATGCCTATGACGTGATTGTCGGTGGGGGTGACCTGTCCACGATGACCGGTACGGTTACGCTGTCGTTTGCGGCGGGCGCATCGATCACCGACGCCAATGGTCTGGCCCTGACGGAAGCCAGCCCGAGTGGCACCAATGAGGACAGCTATCGGGTCTCCCACGCGGCCCCGGTCATCGCCAGCCTCACGCGCCAGACACCGGCGAGCGAATACACCAATGCCGACAGCCTCACCTGGGACATGCAGTTCTCGTCGATCTCCAGCTTTTTCTCGCTCGATGCCGATGATTTCACGCTGACGGGCACGACGGCAGACCTTGCGGTCACCCGTTATTCCATCGGCTTCTACATCACTGCGTCGGGCGGTGACCTGGCGAGTTCCAATGGTGAGATTCGCCTGCGCCTGAACAGCGGCATCTATCCGGATGAATTCGGCAATGAGCTGAATGGCAGTACCGATCCGACCGGGGCCAATGAAAACACATATTGGCTCGACAACACGGTGCCGACGGTCGCGATCTACACTGACGGGCCGGGCGGGAGTTCAGACCCGTTTGAAGTCACGGTGGCGTTCTCCGAGGTTGTCAGCGGGTTTGATGCCAGCGATCTCGATATCGGCAACGCGACCGCGTCCGAGATCGTTGAAACCCTCGCCGGCCGGTTCTTCACCTTCAACCTGACACCGAGCGGGGACGGGTTGGTTTCCCTGGCCGTCAATGCCGCCATTGCCCAGGATGCGGCGGGCAATGACAACACGGCCGCGGAAACCTGGTCGGAGTATTTCGACAATACCGCACCGTATGTGACCAATGTCGAATTCGTCACCACCGGCGGATCGCCGACCAATTCCGACACCTTGCAGTGGGCGATCGCCCTGTCTGAAGCGGTCGAAAATGTGGATGCGAGCGACTTTGCGCTCCTCAATTCCTTTGGCAGCACCCTCTCAATCAGTCAGCCGCAATCGACGGTCATCGTCGTCTCGGCTTCCGGCGGTGACCTGGCCAACAAGGAGGGGCTGGTGACCCTGACCACCGGCAGCCTGGACATTGCGGACCTGGGCGGCAACCGGCTTACCTCCATGGAGGTGACGGGCGGCACCGACGAGCGCGCCGTGACGATGGACAATACTGCGCCGGTCGTCTCGTTCAGCTATGACGATTACTACGTGTCCGGAAGTTTCGACGTCGCCGTCAATCTGAATGAAGCCGTGACCGGTTTCACGAGCGACGACCTTGCGGTGAGCAACGGGACCGTGACGGCGCTGGTCGCGAATGGCGACAATTTCATTGCCACGATATCACCGACAGCGGCCGGCCAGATCAGTCTCAGCCTCGCCCCCGATCAGATGACGGATACGGCGGGCAATGGGAATGCGGCGGCGGGCCCGAGCTATTTTGTCTACGACCCGGTCGCGCCGAGCCTCACCACGATCGCGCGGGCCTATCCGACCGACGAGACAACCGACTCCGATTATGTTGTCTGGGGTATCAACTTCTCGGAAACCGTCGGCAATGTCGACGCGAGCGATTTCCAGATCGCCGGGACCACGGCGACACTGTTTGTCAGCGGTGGCCGTGGCGGGGATGCGGGAGGTTCGGGCAGCCGGGCCAGTGCAGAAGACCGTGGACCGGGCGGGCCCAGCTACCAGTACTCGGTGACGGCACAGGGGGGTGACCTGGCGACACTCAACGGCACGGTGACCTTGTCCCTCGCCAGTGGCAACGACATTGCTGATGTCGCGGGCACCACGTTGGCGAGCACGGTCCCGACCGGCACCAATGACAACACCTTCATCCTTGAAAATGATGTCCTTGCCCCGACGGTCGTCCTGTCGAGCGCGTCAAGCGATCCGGTCTCCGGCGCGTTCACGCTGGACGTAGCCTTTTCGGAAGACGTCACCGGCTTTGCCCTGGAAGACCTTGTGGTCTCCAACGGCACGGCCTCGGACCTGTCCGGTTCCGGTGCAGATTACACGGTGACCATCACGCCCGCTGGCGATGGCGCCGTGACCGTTGACCTGGCCGCAGATTCCGCATCCGACGATGCCGGCAATGGCAATGTCGCGGCGACCAGCTTCATCATCGAGAATGACCAGTCCGCGCCGAGCGTGGTGCTGAGCTCTGCTGCGGCCGAACCGGTTGTCGACGCCTTTACGCTGATCATCACCTTCAGTGAGGATGTCACCGGCTTTGAGCTTGCTGATCTTGTGGTCACCAATGCCGATCTGTCTGACCTCGCGGGCGACGGGGCGGTCTACACCGTGGTCGTGACCCCGTCCGGCGGCAGCCCGGTTGCCGTTGACCTTGCCGCCGACAGTGCTGTCGATGGCGCGGGCAATGGCAATACTGCGGCGGACACCTACGCCATCATCACCGACAACACACCGCCGAACCTGGAAATCTCCGTGCCGGGCGAAGAGACCGAGGGCGTGTTCACCGCGACCTTCCTGTTCTCGGAAGCTGTAACCGGGTTCGAGGCGGATGACATAACGGTCACCAATGGTGACCTGTCGGAGTTCACGGCCATAGACGAGACCAGCTGGTCGGTGACGGTGACGCCGCAGACCATCGGCACGATCACGCTCGGCGTTGCCGCCGGCGCCGCTGAGGACGCCGCAGGAAACGCGAGCCTTGCCGCCGAGGCAAGTCTCGAGGCTGTTGCCGAGCCGATCGAAGTGGCTGTTGTGGTGGCCGAAGACGTCGAAGATCCGACTGAAATTTCGGCCACGGCGCGGGTCACCAATCCCGGCAGCCAGCCGGTCGACTTCCTGGTCGAGGTCGATGTGCCCTGGCTTGATGTTGACCCGAGGAGCGGAACGATCCCGTCGCTGGGTGAGCTGGAACTGACCATCGCGGTCAATGAGTTCGCCAACGATCTGGAAGCGGGCACCTATACCGGCACCGTGACCGTGATCAATCTCAGCGGTGGCGGGGCTGCCGCCAAGACGCCGAACGCCCATGCCCGGGCGGCCGGGAACACGACTGTCGTGGCGATCCCGCTGACGGTAACCATCGCCGAGCGCCGCGGCTCGATCCAGCTGGTATCGACCACGCCGGGTGGCGTGCAACGGGACGCGGTCTTCGACTTCGTCTCGTCGGATGCAGACCTGGATGCCATCAGCCTGGCCACGCAAGGTGGACATGCGGCGAGTACGCCGGTCCGCAAGCTGCTGGGCAGCTACGACGTCACCCAGATCCTGCCCGAGGGTTGGCGGCTCGACTCGCTCTCCTGCATTGGTGACACCGACAATGGCAGCGTGATCGATCTGGCGGCCGGACGTGTCGACATCGATCTCGATGCCAACGAGACCATCATCTGTACCTTTGCCAATACGCGTGACGAGGCGGAAGTCCGCCTGGCGACCCAGCGTGCGATCCGAAACTTCCTGGTTCGCCGCGCTGACAGCCTTCTGAATGCGGCACCGGACCTGACGCGTCGCGTCCGGGATCGGAACACGACTTCGCCCGGCCAGTTCTCGGCCGATATCAATGGCGGCAATCGCATTGTGTCGATGGGTGCCAGCCTGGCCGGCATGCGCTATCACGCCGCCGCCAGCACGCCGCAAATGCCTGGCGAGGACGGGGTCCGGCCGGCTGACAGTGGCAATGCCGACATCTGGCTTGCTGCCAACTACGCCTCCGTGTCCGATGAACGTTCGGGCGATGCTGCCGACAGCGCCTTTGGCGTGGTCCAGCTGGGTGTCGACTGGGCGGTCGATGACCGGACGGTTGCCGGTGTGATGCTGCAGCATGACTGGGCCGACGAGACTACGGACGAGATCGCCATACGGGCTGGAGCCGTCCGCGGCGCCCGGGTCAGTGGATCCGGCTGGATGGCGGGTCCCTATGTGGTGCGCGAGATCCGTGAGGGTGTCTGGTTTGATGCCCTGGCCCTCTATGGCCAGTCCGACAATACCGTCGACCCTTTGGGGCTCTATGAGGACACTTTCGAAACCGACCGTTTCATGGTTCGCATGAACCTGTCGGGTGAGTGGCGGTCCGGTGACTGGCGGATCCGTCCGAGTGTCAGCCTCGCCCACTTCCAGGAGACCCAGGACGGCTATTCCGACTCGCTCGGGATCAGCATTCCCGAACAGACCATCGCAATCGGTCGCCTGCGTGCCGGTCCGGAGATTGCCTATCGCTTCGATACGGCGACCGGCGGTTGGTGGGAGCCGACAATCGGCCTGACCGGCGTTTGGGACTACAACCCCGCCGAATTGCTCGACCTTGACGGCCAATTGGTCGGTACCGGTGGCCTGCGGGCCGACGCCAAGCTGGGCCTGCGTGGTCAACTGGCGCCAGGCGCATCGATCCTGCTGGAAATGGATATCGACGGGCTGGGGGAAGCCGATTTCGAGGCGCGCGGGGCGCGGGTCGAGGTGCGGTTCAGCTTCAACTGA
- a CDS encoding MFS transporter: MSLPNTHSPVTPSARAPLGIGTRIGYGIGDFGFVAAWQGAALFLLYFYTDVLLLSPWVAGTIYLTGMIWDAVSDPLVASHADRFAARRGRYGPLLRRAAIPLGLSYALLFAVPAGGEVWTIGAALAGHLIFRTAYTYASMPYNTLPVRLTTDGDARSSLSALRVIGAALGGLTVAIATPLLVQATAHAGERTGYGLASFVIGAVIIAILLGSSLATREPDRPRPVAPKANIRQDILELWSATRRNGPLQRLLVLMMLATIGFALFIQSQLYFLNHVLEAPEIAAAILAGPALAMIIAAPLWMMLSARTSKRSTMISGLLVATVGYVMMGLAPLGGVSVALVAICLIGAGSAAIPVMFWSMMPDVIDHGELSTGIRVEARTFGLTTFVQKCSAGLAALLTGGLLTLSGYAAEEAPGGYALDSITAMVSWIPAAFMLAMVMVTRRYPVSRDQHRTNINRLASRSDAD; encoded by the coding sequence ATGAGTTTGCCGAATACCCATTCACCGGTCACACCATCGGCCCGTGCGCCCCTGGGGATCGGCACACGCATAGGATACGGCATCGGCGATTTCGGCTTTGTGGCAGCCTGGCAGGGCGCCGCGCTCTTCCTGCTCTATTTCTATACGGACGTGTTGCTTCTCTCGCCGTGGGTCGCCGGAACGATCTATCTGACCGGCATGATCTGGGATGCGGTCTCCGACCCATTGGTCGCCAGCCACGCCGACCGGTTCGCGGCCCGCCGGGGCCGCTACGGCCCGCTGCTGCGTCGCGCCGCCATTCCGCTGGGATTGAGCTATGCCCTGCTGTTCGCGGTTCCTGCCGGTGGTGAAGTCTGGACCATCGGGGCCGCCCTCGCCGGTCACCTCATCTTCCGCACGGCCTACACCTATGCCAGCATGCCCTACAACACATTGCCCGTGCGCCTGACCACCGACGGTGACGCGCGCAGCAGCCTGTCCGCCCTCCGGGTCATCGGCGCGGCATTGGGCGGGCTGACCGTCGCCATCGCGACCCCCCTGCTCGTCCAAGCCACAGCCCATGCCGGCGAGCGGACCGGGTATGGTCTGGCGTCGTTTGTGATCGGCGCCGTCATTATCGCCATCCTGCTCGGATCCAGCCTGGCGACCCGGGAACCCGATCGACCCCGGCCCGTCGCACCCAAGGCCAATATCCGTCAGGATATTCTGGAACTCTGGTCTGCCACCCGCCGCAATGGGCCGCTGCAGCGCCTGCTGGTTCTGATGATGCTGGCGACCATTGGCTTTGCGCTGTTCATACAGAGCCAACTCTATTTTCTCAATCACGTCCTGGAGGCGCCCGAGATAGCCGCCGCGATTCTGGCCGGCCCGGCACTGGCAATGATCATCGCGGCACCGCTGTGGATGATGCTGTCGGCCCGGACCTCCAAGCGATCAACGATGATCAGCGGCCTGCTGGTCGCGACGGTCGGCTATGTAATGATGGGGCTGGCCCCGCTTGGAGGGGTCTCTGTCGCCCTGGTCGCGATCTGCCTGATCGGCGCCGGCAGTGCGGCTATCCCGGTCATGTTCTGGTCGATGATGCCTGACGTGATTGACCATGGTGAGCTGAGCACCGGTATCCGGGTCGAAGCCCGGACCTTCGGCCTGACCACTTTTGTCCAGAAATGTTCAGCCGGGCTGGCGGCCCTGCTGACCGGCGGATTGCTGACACTGTCTGGCTACGCCGCGGAAGAAGCGCCGGGTGGCTATGCGCTGGATTCCATCACCGCCATGGTATCCTGGATCCCTGCCGCGTTCATGCTGGCGATGGTCATGGTGACCCGTCGATATCCGGTGAGCCGGGATCAACACCGGACCAACATCAACCGATTGGCCAGCCGCAGCGACGCCGATTGA
- a CDS encoding hybrid sensor histidine kinase/response regulator, which produces MTDHARDNPEPAAPIHADLDQRRLDQARLLHARTRTSCLVVEGVVLYLAALVVLNGDLRFAGLWLACTSMMVGVVYLAAKLLAPDGVDQQNYKRYLTVHTAISGVTGLVWGGLAIAYLDADNLFNLFIAINMVFSITVGGMMPSAEYRPTYVSLATSTLFPFSAYWLLTVEGPLRIIGIGLLIYYAFGLMVSARAELQTIATLAAARTAELTRKLQEQNRVIEQASASKSRFLAATSHDMSQPLQAQSFFITAMRRTLNQPDQVEMLDKIEGCWRSQQQLLQALVETARLDSGAVIARKRVFDLAAELDGLRAEFAAMAADGDITLDISDAPVWVESDPLLVTRILRNLLANATRYTPPGGRVDLHWHREDVSVFVEVVDTGPGIEAADQARVFEEYVQLGSPGNDAPQGLGLGLTIVSQLARKLEVELRFDSEPGVGTRAGIVLPFRQVQTEACPDTPSITSIAGSPLVVLVEDEAALREGLTMLLTDWGCRVIAAASGVEALELLSWADAEPALLIIDKRLADGEDGLDTILALRSEVVCDIPAVLLTGDIYQFERLESIEDITVLAKPADPAQLHAVLMEHVSPTPSLDADG; this is translated from the coding sequence ATGACCGATCACGCCCGAGACAATCCGGAACCCGCGGCGCCCATCCATGCGGATCTCGATCAGCGCCGTCTCGATCAGGCCCGGCTGTTGCACGCGCGTACGCGCACCTCATGCCTTGTCGTTGAGGGCGTCGTCCTCTATCTCGCGGCGCTTGTCGTCCTGAACGGGGACCTGCGTTTTGCCGGCCTTTGGCTGGCCTGTACCAGCATGATGGTCGGGGTCGTTTATCTCGCCGCGAAGCTCTTGGCACCGGACGGCGTCGACCAGCAGAACTACAAGCGGTACCTGACGGTCCACACAGCGATTTCGGGAGTGACCGGCCTGGTCTGGGGTGGCCTCGCCATCGCCTATCTGGACGCAGACAACCTGTTCAACCTGTTCATCGCCATCAATATGGTGTTCTCGATCACGGTCGGCGGCATGATGCCCAGCGCTGAATACCGCCCGACTTATGTCAGCCTGGCCACCAGCACACTCTTTCCCTTTTCCGCCTACTGGCTTTTGACCGTCGAAGGGCCTTTGCGGATCATTGGCATCGGATTGTTGATCTACTACGCGTTCGGATTGATGGTCAGCGCCCGCGCCGAATTGCAAACGATCGCGACACTGGCGGCAGCCCGGACGGCGGAGTTGACCCGCAAGCTGCAGGAACAGAACCGCGTCATCGAGCAGGCAAGCGCCAGCAAGTCCCGTTTCCTCGCCGCAACCAGCCATGACATGTCCCAACCCCTGCAGGCACAAAGTTTCTTCATCACCGCCATGCGCCGCACCCTGAACCAGCCCGACCAGGTCGAGATGCTGGACAAGATCGAGGGGTGCTGGCGCAGCCAGCAACAGCTGTTGCAAGCGCTCGTCGAGACGGCCCGACTGGACAGTGGCGCGGTGATTGCCCGCAAACGTGTGTTTGACCTCGCAGCGGAACTGGACGGCCTCAGGGCGGAATTCGCCGCCATGGCAGCGGATGGCGACATCACGCTCGACATCAGCGACGCTCCGGTTTGGGTCGAAAGTGACCCGCTTCTGGTCACGCGTATCCTCCGCAACCTGCTCGCCAACGCCACCCGCTACACGCCGCCTGGCGGTCGGGTCGACCTGCACTGGCACCGCGAAGATGTTTCGGTTTTCGTCGAGGTCGTCGATACCGGACCGGGCATCGAGGCTGCCGACCAGGCCCGCGTTTTTGAAGAATATGTCCAGCTGGGGTCGCCCGGAAATGACGCGCCTCAGGGACTGGGCCTGGGGTTGACCATCGTCAGCCAGCTCGCCCGCAAGCTTGAGGTGGAACTTCGCTTCGACAGCGAACCGGGCGTGGGAACCCGGGCCGGCATCGTGCTGCCCTTCCGTCAGGTTCAAACGGAAGCCTGCCCTGACACGCCGTCCATCACGAGCATCGCCGGCTCGCCGCTGGTCGTCCTGGTCGAGGATGAAGCGGCCTTGCGCGAAGGTCTGACCATGCTTCTGACCGATTGGGGCTGCCGTGTGATCGCGGCAGCGTCCGGCGTGGAAGCGCTTGAGCTCCTGTCCTGGGCCGATGCCGAGCCGGCGCTCCTGATCATCGACAAGCGGCTGGCTGACGGTGAAGACGGGCTGGACACCATCCTGGCGCTTCGCTCAGAGGTCGTCTGCGACATTCCCGCCGTCCTGCTCACAGGCGACATCTATCAGTTCGAGCGACTGGAAAGCATTGAAGACATCACGGTCCTGGCCAAGCCAGCCGATCCTGCCCAATTGCACGCCGTCCTGATGGAGCATGTATCGCCGACGCCTTCACTCGACGCGGACGGTTAG
- a CDS encoding response regulator transcription factor, producing MSATRRIALVDDHRMFSDGFSALLMQLRDGHIVDVFDDPVDFLKSFQSDSSYDLIILDLVMRTMNGLALLAAIRERKSRCPVLMLSGIGADPPLAEMKKLGARGFVHKSADTETLLAAVDGILAGQTRFFGAPDPDADGDEDDDWPPRGDRPLPRLGQRQLEIVHLMAGGATNKEVAATLNISENTVKSHMRAIFEALDVHTRTACVRKAQALGMI from the coding sequence ATGAGTGCCACACGACGGATTGCTTTGGTCGACGATCATCGCATGTTTTCGGATGGTTTCAGTGCATTGCTGATGCAATTGCGCGACGGCCATATCGTGGACGTTTTCGATGATCCGGTCGACTTTCTCAAATCTTTCCAGTCCGATTCCAGCTATGATCTGATCATACTCGACCTCGTCATGCGGACCATGAACGGGCTCGCTCTATTGGCGGCCATACGGGAACGCAAATCGCGCTGTCCGGTCCTGATGCTGTCCGGGATCGGTGCCGATCCACCGCTCGCCGAAATGAAAAAACTCGGCGCGCGTGGATTCGTGCACAAGTCGGCCGACACGGAGACGCTTCTGGCGGCGGTCGATGGCATTCTCGCAGGCCAGACCCGATTTTTCGGGGCACCTGACCCTGACGCAGACGGTGATGAGGATGATGACTGGCCTCCGCGTGGGGATCGTCCCTTGCCACGCCTTGGTCAACGCCAGCTCGAAATCGTCCATCTGATGGCCGGGGGAGCTACCAACAAGGAAGTCGCAGCGACCCTCAATATCAGCGAGAACACCGTCAAATCGCACATGCGGGCGATCTTCGAAGCATTGGATGTTCACACCCGGACCGCTTGCGTGCGAAAGGCCCAGGCCCTGGGGATGATCTAA
- a CDS encoding carbonic anhydrase, whose translation MIDDLLRNNADWAMRKTQDDPDFFRRLSAQQHPEYLWVGCSDSRVPANDIVGLDPGELFVHRNIANLAPAQDTNFLSVLQFAVETLKVRHVIVCGHYGCGGVAAAVSGDRHGLIDHWLQPIRDTSDELAGHLLRIRDPKKRLDALCEGNVAMQVRSIACNPIIADAWRRGQGVAIHGWIYAIENGLVRDLGVTVRGLQDVSHHFPNSLSVWLGTDASPELQACCQTLPG comes from the coding sequence ATGATCGATGATCTGCTGCGCAACAATGCCGATTGGGCGATGCGCAAGACACAGGACGATCCTGACTTTTTCCGTCGCCTGTCCGCGCAGCAGCACCCGGAATACCTCTGGGTCGGGTGCTCCGACAGCCGGGTGCCGGCCAATGATATTGTCGGACTCGATCCGGGCGAGCTGTTCGTTCACCGCAACATCGCCAACCTCGCGCCGGCGCAGGACACAAATTTCCTGTCGGTGCTGCAGTTCGCTGTCGAAACGCTGAAGGTTCGCCATGTCATTGTGTGTGGGCATTATGGATGTGGCGGTGTGGCCGCAGCCGTTTCGGGGGATCGTCACGGCCTGATCGACCATTGGCTGCAGCCCATCCGGGATACCTCGGACGAACTGGCCGGACACTTGTTGCGAATTCGGGACCCAAAAAAGCGTCTGGACGCGCTGTGTGAGGGCAATGTTGCCATGCAGGTTCGGTCGATCGCCTGCAACCCGATCATCGCTGATGCCTGGCGTCGTGGGCAGGGCGTGGCGATCCACGGCTGGATCTATGCAATAGAGAACGGTCTGGTCCGCGACCTGGGCGTCACCGTTCGTGGCTTGCAGGATGTGTCGCACCATTTCCCCAACAGCCTTTCGGTCTGGCTGGGTACCGACGCGTCGCCTGAACTCCAGGCATGTTGCCAGACGCTGCCGGGATAG